ACTATTGCGTGAAATCACCAAATTCGGGAAGGTAATCACGCCAGAGGTCGTTGTGGATCGCTTTTAGGTACTTTGTTAGACTGATATAAGGAACATAGCGAGGGCGACGCGGGGGGCGAAGAAGCTTCATCCCAGCTTGCGCAACTGTCTTATGAGCTTTGCGTAGGTTGCATCTTCGGCAGCAAGCGACTAAATTTTCCCATGAAGCAGAACCACCCATAGAACGCGGCATGATATGGTCGATTGTGAGGTCACGAGCGGTGGCGCCGCAATATTGGCATCGGTACCTATCACGCGCTAAAATCGTGTAGCGTGATAGTTTAAGAACAGGCATGGGGCGTTTGACGTGGTAACGCATTCGAATAACAGAAGGAGCGTCTAGTAACCCATGACCCGTTCGAATAGAATGACCGTTTTGATGAAGGGTCTCGACTTTGCCGACCATGATCAAGCCGAGCGCTCGGCAAAGCGAGCATATATTCAACGGCTCATAATCATTATTCAGGACTAAAACTTCATGGGTGTCCATCGCCGAATCGGGTCTCCTTAATAACCCAAAAGCCCGACGCATACATATTGAATATGGTTACCTTATTTAAAATTCTACCGGACAGGCGACGTTTTGTCAAGTTCAACTAGCCTATTCGCAGGCGCAGATCAGGCATGTATTAAGTATTATTCCTTACGAGAATTCTTCCTTTTATC
Above is a genomic segment from bacterium containing:
- a CDS encoding HNH endonuclease, encoding MDTHEVLVLNNDYEPLNICSLCRALGLIMVGKVETLHQNGHSIRTGHGLLDAPSVIRMRYHVKRPMPVLKLSRYTILARDRYRCQYCGATARDLTIDHIMPRSMGGSASWENLVACCRRCNLRKAHKTVAQAGMKLLRPPRRPRYVPYISLTKYLKAIHNDLWRDYLPEFGDFTQ